One Verrucomicrobiota bacterium DNA window includes the following coding sequences:
- a CDS encoding ABC transporter ATP-binding protein, which translates to MGSLIHIKDLKVVFSDGWKKNRLTALDGISLEVQPGQVVGVLGSNGSGKSTLLKVLCGLLVDTKGEIEIAGLSPAEAVRKNLIGYLPERPSFPGFLTPGKFLQQLARLSGFSNEKVENQVNSCLNRCQLDDQKELPIRKLSKGALQRLALAQALVHDPEVLLFDEPLDGLDPLARENVVCQIQELKSVGKTLLISTHFTEGLETLCEKVLILHEGKPIFCGAPEFKDGLQGWLLKHLKEEMTANV; encoded by the coding sequence ATGGGCTCATTGATTCACATTAAAGATCTGAAGGTGGTTTTTTCTGATGGTTGGAAGAAAAACCGTTTAACCGCACTTGATGGCATCTCCCTGGAGGTGCAACCGGGCCAAGTCGTAGGTGTGTTGGGTAGTAATGGTTCGGGAAAGAGTACGCTACTCAAGGTCCTTTGTGGTTTGTTGGTTGATACGAAAGGAGAAATCGAAATAGCAGGACTCAGTCCCGCCGAAGCCGTTCGAAAGAATCTCATTGGCTATTTGCCTGAGCGACCGAGCTTTCCCGGGTTTCTAACCCCAGGAAAATTTCTTCAACAACTTGCACGTTTGAGCGGCTTTTCGAATGAGAAGGTAGAAAATCAGGTTAATAGTTGTCTGAATCGTTGTCAGTTAGATGACCAAAAAGAATTGCCTATTCGCAAGCTGTCGAAAGGAGCTCTCCAGCGATTGGCTTTAGCCCAGGCTCTCGTGCATGATCCTGAAGTTCTTCTTTTTGACGAACCCCTGGATGGATTAGATCCGCTGGCTAGAGAAAATGTTGTCTGTCAAATTCAAGAGCTGAAATCCGTTGGAAAAACATTACTAATTTCTACGCATTTTACAGAAGGTTTAGAAACACTTTGTGAAAAGGTGCTAATCCTGCACGAGGGTAAGCCCATCTTTTGTGGAGCTCCAGAATTCAAGGATGGATTGCAAGGATGGCTCTTGAAACATCTTAAGGAAGAAATGACTGCCAATGTTTAG